A DNA window from Candidatus Vicinibacter affinis contains the following coding sequences:
- a CDS encoding aminotransferase class V-fold PLP-dependent enzyme: MQRRTMFKLLAASSAGILSPSSLLKASGDEFKQAVDDLNRLSPSDDETFWHQIRLAYSVSPTLINLNNGGVAPAPRVVQEAVEYYSRMSNEAPSYYMWRILDQGREPLRQKMANLAGCSAEELAFNRNSSEALETIIFGLRLKAGDEVVLTKQDYPNMINAWKQREKREGIVLKWINFEFPIEDQKFIVKKFEEAFTDKTKVVHITHTINWNGQLLPAREIALAAKKRNIEVLVDAAHSFAHFQYKISDLECDYFGTSLHKWLSAPIGSGLLYVRKEKIKNLYPFLAAADPESEDIRKFESLGTRSFALEQAIGQAIDFFHLIGAERKFNRLHELKMYWVNKVKSHPKVKIISPLSKEFSGAICAVLVEGKTAGQLSEFLQNEYKIHTVGIDWENIHGVRVTPNVYTMKSELDKLVTGILKFADS; this comes from the coding sequence ATGCAAAGACGAACCATGTTTAAATTATTGGCTGCCTCCTCAGCCGGTATTCTCTCTCCCTCCAGTTTATTGAAGGCTTCCGGGGATGAGTTCAAGCAAGCTGTTGATGACCTTAATCGACTCTCCCCCTCTGACGATGAAACTTTCTGGCATCAGATCAGGCTGGCCTATTCCGTATCGCCGACGTTGATTAATCTAAACAACGGAGGAGTTGCGCCTGCACCGAGGGTCGTGCAGGAAGCGGTGGAATATTACAGTAGAATGAGCAACGAGGCTCCATCCTATTACATGTGGCGGATTCTTGACCAGGGCAGAGAACCTTTAAGACAAAAGATGGCTAACCTTGCAGGTTGCAGTGCAGAGGAACTGGCATTCAACCGCAACTCTTCGGAGGCTTTGGAGACCATCATTTTTGGTTTGAGACTGAAGGCAGGTGACGAAGTAGTACTGACCAAACAGGATTACCCGAACATGATCAACGCATGGAAACAGCGGGAAAAGAGAGAAGGTATTGTACTTAAATGGATAAATTTTGAATTCCCCATTGAAGATCAAAAATTCATTGTAAAAAAATTCGAAGAGGCTTTCACTGATAAAACCAAAGTGGTCCATATCACCCACACCATTAACTGGAACGGACAATTATTGCCTGCAAGAGAAATTGCCCTGGCAGCTAAAAAAAGAAACATCGAAGTTTTAGTAGACGCTGCACATAGTTTTGCTCATTTCCAATACAAGATCAGTGATCTGGAATGTGACTACTTTGGCACCAGTTTGCATAAATGGTTATCTGCGCCAATAGGAAGTGGATTGCTTTATGTACGCAAAGAAAAAATTAAAAACCTTTACCCATTTTTGGCTGCAGCAGATCCGGAAAGTGAAGACATCCGAAAGTTTGAAAGCCTTGGGACCCGGTCATTTGCCCTTGAACAAGCCATCGGGCAGGCGATTGATTTTTTCCATTTAATCGGAGCTGAAAGAAAATTCAATAGACTCCACGAACTCAAAATGTATTGGGTCAACAAAGTAAAATCACACCCGAAAGTCAAAATAATTTCTCCCCTTTCCAAAGAATTCAGCGGAGCCATTTGCGCAGTATTGGTAGAAGGTAAAACTGCAGGTCAGTTGTCTGAATTTCTTCAAAATGAATACAAAATCCACACAGTGGGCATTGATTGGGAAAATATTCATGGGGTAAGAGTTACCCCAAATGTTTATACCATGAAATCCGAACTCGATAAATTGGTGACCGGAATCTTAAAATTTGCAGACAGCTGA
- the secDF gene encoding protein translocase subunit SecDF, which yields MKEKGIVKWLLIAMLVVCVVQLMYYLPSMRVESDANDYAKTKSTGITDENLAYQAEKQARIEYLDSMSDRTIFSIPLLKDYTYNDLKKQQLALGLDLKGGLSTILQIDLRDFLVSLSGNNQDPNFKTALDNANERLKNSQADFISLFVDEYKKVSGGKNLASIFSRSATLKDQININSSDADVNRVIRQMADETVDLTFKRIKDRIDKFGAIQPNISLDKTRDMILVELPGIDNPERARRYLQASAKLEFWDVFRVNDPGIFDAFVNADTKLKQLASGDTSSVEKKNFKLQNRYDYNRDSLGNVLDSTLAGVDTIPTNLDPMGDRGPLFAIFSPNGASQQGLSYAPAVMGVVEKQNKEKFLTMINRSEIKTLFPTDLEIRLAAKASKNSTTNETTNQYEVYAIKKRLGSEGATLDGERVTRAFAQPDNVTGGTVVSLSMDSKGAKIWGDMTTRAAQDNNREIAISLDDEVVSCPRVNEPILGGSSQISGNFSIDEAKDLSNILQVGKLPAKTRIVQEALVGPSLGKENIERSLWSILGGFFLVLLFMLIYYTAGGFVSIIALFLNIVFILAALASFGTVLTLPGIAGVVLTMGMAVDANIIIYERIKEELFAGRTYLQSIIEGFKHSLSAIIDSHVTALLSSIVLFYYGLGPVKGFALVLIIGIIFSVFTSVLVSRLIIDWWSGKGRTMSFASKMTAHAFKNINFDWVGNRKYAYIFSGILTVIGLVSFFTRGFELGVEFKGGYSINVHFDKDVDVEKLRNSLTKSFEGNPIVKSVDTKNTFNITTSYLINDNSPDVNNKVKAKLLEGVNEATGSQITTEEFNNHDGRGTHIISYSQVGPVIADDIKNSSLKAIIFSLLIIFLYIFIRFYKWQYSAGAIIALAHDTLVVLTFFSLFHGILPFPMEIDQALIAAILTVIGYSMNDTVIVFDRIKEYLKMDTDRSEKDLINAAINTTLSRTINTSLVTLLTIVILFFFGGSSIRGFSFALMVGIIIGTYSSIFVATPILVDLSKSLKIKASKTQKIGTKVAKV from the coding sequence ATGAAGGAAAAGGGTATTGTTAAGTGGTTATTGATAGCCATGTTGGTCGTCTGCGTAGTACAACTGATGTATTACCTTCCATCCATGAGGGTTGAAAGCGATGCAAATGATTATGCTAAGACTAAAAGCACAGGCATCACTGATGAAAATTTGGCTTATCAGGCCGAAAAACAAGCCAGAATAGAATATCTGGATTCCATGTCCGACAGGACCATTTTCAGTATTCCTTTACTCAAGGATTATACGTACAACGACCTGAAAAAACAACAGTTGGCGCTGGGTCTCGACCTCAAAGGTGGATTGAGCACCATCCTCCAAATTGACTTGAGAGACTTTCTTGTTTCTCTATCAGGCAACAATCAGGACCCGAATTTCAAAACTGCTTTGGACAACGCCAATGAGCGTTTGAAAAACAGCCAGGCTGACTTTATCAGCTTGTTTGTAGATGAATATAAAAAAGTTTCCGGAGGCAAAAACCTTGCTTCTATATTTTCCAGATCTGCCACGCTGAAAGATCAGATTAACATCAATTCCAGTGATGCCGATGTGAATCGGGTAATCCGCCAGATGGCAGACGAAACGGTAGATCTTACATTCAAAAGAATCAAGGATCGTATCGACAAGTTTGGTGCCATTCAGCCAAACATTTCCCTTGATAAAACAAGAGACATGATTTTGGTAGAGTTGCCGGGTATTGACAATCCTGAAAGAGCGCGCAGATACCTTCAGGCATCTGCCAAACTTGAGTTTTGGGATGTTTTCAGGGTGAACGACCCTGGAATCTTTGATGCTTTTGTAAATGCAGATACCAAATTAAAGCAATTGGCTTCCGGAGATACCTCCAGTGTCGAGAAGAAAAATTTCAAACTGCAAAACAGATACGATTATAATAGGGACAGCCTCGGTAATGTATTGGATTCTACCCTTGCAGGTGTAGACACCATTCCGACCAATTTAGATCCTATGGGTGATCGCGGACCTTTGTTCGCTATATTCAGTCCAAATGGCGCTTCTCAGCAAGGTTTAAGCTATGCTCCTGCGGTGATGGGAGTTGTAGAAAAACAGAACAAGGAGAAGTTCCTTACCATGATAAACAGATCTGAAATTAAGACTCTTTTCCCTACAGATTTAGAAATCAGGCTTGCTGCAAAAGCTTCCAAAAACAGCACCACCAACGAAACTACCAATCAATATGAGGTTTATGCCATCAAGAAGAGATTGGGCAGTGAGGGAGCTACTTTGGACGGTGAACGCGTTACGAGAGCTTTTGCTCAACCGGATAATGTCACCGGAGGTACGGTAGTAAGCTTGTCCATGGACAGCAAAGGAGCTAAAATATGGGGCGACATGACTACCCGTGCAGCACAGGACAACAATCGTGAGATTGCCATCTCCCTGGACGATGAAGTGGTTTCCTGCCCTAGAGTAAATGAACCTATCCTGGGTGGAAGTTCGCAGATTTCCGGTAACTTCTCCATTGACGAAGCAAAAGACCTTTCCAACATTCTTCAGGTTGGTAAATTACCTGCAAAAACAAGAATAGTTCAAGAAGCTTTGGTTGGACCATCCCTTGGAAAAGAAAATATTGAAAGATCACTTTGGTCCATATTGGGTGGATTCTTCCTCGTATTGTTGTTCATGTTGATTTACTATACCGCAGGAGGTTTTGTATCCATCATAGCACTTTTCTTAAACATCGTCTTCATTCTCGCTGCCTTGGCCTCTTTCGGTACCGTGTTAACGTTACCGGGTATTGCAGGGGTGGTTTTGACAATGGGTATGGCGGTAGATGCCAACATCATCATTTACGAACGTATTAAAGAAGAGCTCTTTGCAGGCAGAACTTATCTGCAATCCATTATAGAAGGTTTTAAACATTCTCTATCTGCCATCATAGACTCACACGTTACGGCCTTGTTATCTTCCATTGTACTCTTCTACTACGGATTAGGTCCGGTAAAAGGATTTGCCCTGGTTTTGATCATCGGTATCATATTCTCGGTATTTACTTCCGTGTTGGTTTCACGTTTGATCATCGACTGGTGGTCCGGCAAAGGAAGAACTATGTCATTTGCATCAAAAATGACTGCTCATGCTTTCAAGAATATTAATTTTGATTGGGTAGGCAATAGAAAATATGCCTACATCTTTTCAGGAATTCTTACGGTCATTGGATTGGTCTCCTTCTTTACCAGAGGTTTTGAACTCGGAGTGGAATTTAAAGGAGGGTATTCCATCAATGTGCATTTTGATAAAGACGTTGATGTTGAAAAATTGAGAAACTCCTTGACGAAATCATTTGAAGGAAATCCGATCGTTAAAAGTGTGGATACCAAAAATACCTTTAACATCACCACTTCCTACTTAATCAACGACAATTCCCCGGATGTAAACAACAAAGTAAAAGCAAAATTGCTGGAAGGTGTGAATGAAGCCACCGGGTCACAAATAACCACTGAAGAATTCAACAACCACGATGGAAGAGGAACGCATATCATCTCCTACAGCCAGGTAGGACCGGTTATTGCAGATGACATCAAGAATTCATCTTTGAAGGCCATTATATTCTCCTTGTTGATCATCTTCCTGTACATTTTTATTCGTTTTTACAAATGGCAGTACAGTGCAGGTGCCATCATTGCATTGGCGCATGACACTTTAGTGGTGTTGACTTTCTTCTCCTTGTTCCATGGTATTTTACCTTTCCCGATGGAAATTGATCAGGCGCTCATTGCGGCGATCCTCACAGTCATTGGTTATTCCATGAACGATACGGTAATCGTTTTTGACAGGATTAAAGAATATCTGAAAATGGATACTGACAGATCGGAAAAAGACTTAATCAATGCCGCCATCAATACTACCTTGTCCAGGACCATCAATACATCTCTCGTAACATTGCTCACCATCGTTATCTTATTCTTCTTTGGTGGAAGCAGCATCAGAGGGTTCTCATTTGCATTAATGGTTGGAATTATCATAGGAACCTATTCTTCCATTTTTGTGGCCACGCCAATTTTGGTAGACCTTTCAAAAAGTCTAAAAATCAAAGCGAGTAAAACACAAAAAATTGGAACCAAAGTAGCCAAAGTATAA
- a CDS encoding VOC family protein codes for MNIGAFQWADLTVPNALEIKDFYARVIGFSVQEVSMGTYEDFCLNSPTDGFTKAGVCHSRGANEGLPPVWLVYFNVADLEVSLVAVQESGGKIISGPKSYGGSSRYAVIQDPAGAFCALFQH; via the coding sequence ATTAACATCGGAGCCTTTCAATGGGCGGATTTGACAGTACCCAATGCATTGGAAATCAAAGATTTTTATGCCAGGGTAATTGGCTTTTCGGTGCAGGAAGTATCCATGGGTACCTATGAGGACTTCTGTCTCAACAGTCCGACAGATGGTTTTACAAAAGCCGGAGTATGTCATTCAAGAGGGGCTAATGAAGGACTTCCTCCGGTATGGTTGGTTTATTTTAATGTAGCAGATTTGGAGGTAAGTCTGGTGGCTGTTCAGGAAAGCGGTGGCAAAATTATTTCAGGCCCAAAATCATATGGGGGATCCTCCAGATACGCAGTGATACAGGATCCGGCCGGAGCCTTCTGTGCTTTGTTCCAACATTAG